A single region of the Deltaproteobacteria bacterium genome encodes:
- a CDS encoding lytic transglycosylase domain-containing protein: MRGATLHKEAYLILSILFFPVFFLFSPAYTQANSYYYKKESNGVVYYTNIDPKSSSYKRVVNPWGTFRGTPKSKRGYLNKFKYSDKFDENITTTARWYGIDPLLIKAMIKVESNFNADAVSPKGAMGIMQLMPGTAERVGVADPFNPSENIEGGVRYFNKLLNMFNDVTLAIAGYNAGENAVKKYGYKIPPYSETIEYVEKVYAHYDYLKQTPTARNIKARVADRKDKNNSPKKKVKSFVYVETLKTETIVNNKGKSPRKSESGANKEAGEKKQTASAVKADSPQVTDALVASDSNGSYTVQIASYPDLDIARKMEQALLSKTYPAYIEKADLPGRGTWYRVRVGKFTTKEEASRYGRDIQTDEPEVDSILVTLN; this comes from the coding sequence GTGAGAGGAGCGACTCTGCATAAAGAAGCTTATCTGATTCTTTCTATATTATTCTTCCCCGTATTTTTTCTATTTTCCCCGGCCTATACACAGGCCAATTCCTACTATTACAAAAAGGAAAGTAACGGCGTTGTCTATTACACGAATATTGATCCGAAAAGCAGCAGCTACAAACGCGTAGTAAATCCCTGGGGCACTTTCAGGGGGACGCCGAAAAGTAAGAGGGGGTATCTGAATAAGTTTAAATATTCTGACAAGTTCGATGAGAACATCACCACTACAGCCCGGTGGTACGGAATAGACCCGCTGCTAATAAAGGCGATGATAAAGGTGGAGTCCAATTTCAATGCTGACGCAGTTTCGCCCAAGGGCGCTATGGGAATCATGCAGCTCATGCCCGGCACGGCCGAGCGCGTCGGAGTGGCCGACCCGTTTAACCCGTCGGAGAACATAGAGGGCGGGGTCAGGTATTTCAACAAACTGCTGAATATGTTCAATGATGTAACGCTTGCGATCGCGGGGTACAATGCCGGAGAGAACGCCGTGAAAAAATACGGCTACAAGATACCGCCCTATTCGGAAACGATAGAATATGTGGAAAAAGTCTACGCTCATTATGATTATCTAAAGCAGACACCAACGGCGAGAAATATTAAGGCCAGAGTTGCCGACAGGAAGGACAAGAATAACTCTCCGAAGAAAAAAGTTAAATCATTCGTATACGTGGAGACCCTTAAGACAGAGACTATAGTAAATAACAAGGGGAAATCTCCCCGGAAGTCCGAATCAGGGGCTAATAAAGAGGCCGGCGAAAAGAAGCAGACCGCATCGGCGGTAAAAGCTGATTCGCCTCAAGTAACCGACGCACTCGTAGCAAGTGACTCAAACGGGAGTTATACGGTTCAGATTGCCTCCTACCCTGATCTGGATATCGCGAGGAAAATGGAGCAGGCGCTTCTGTCAAAGACCTATCCCGCGTATATAGAGAAGGCCGATTTGCCCGGCAGGGGAACCTGGTACAGGGTAAGAGTGGGGAAATTTACCACAAAAGAGGAAGCGAGTCGGTACGGAAGGGATATTCAGACAGATGAGCCCGAAGTGGACTCGATCCTTGTAACCTTAAATTAA
- a CDS encoding exosortase H-associated membrane protein, giving the protein MDEKENKKRKLLNPALLKAALIFVVSYLIFLAVWLVVKGYYGMAITGTASYAITFIKNVDIVEFVRNKDIITVGFIPKKYGVTILKTGIDIPISNYTFNAPLTFAIMAAFYPFLKRRWIYLEAVLILVAVHFLFVFSLEGQKLTAALEAQGYEKSGAAAHIFWEFLWGFVDNMVVRFEPFLIGAYLYFFRNKKSEEIRPVKKKKK; this is encoded by the coding sequence ATGGACGAGAAAGAAAACAAGAAGCGGAAGCTGCTTAATCCCGCCTTACTCAAGGCCGCCCTCATATTCGTCGTATCCTACCTGATTTTCCTGGCTGTATGGCTGGTAGTGAAAGGGTACTACGGCATGGCGATTACGGGTACGGCCTCTTACGCAATCACATTTATAAAAAATGTCGATATAGTGGAGTTTGTAAGGAACAAGGACATAATAACCGTAGGTTTTATCCCTAAGAAGTACGGGGTTACGATTTTGAAGACAGGAATAGATATACCTATTTCCAATTACACCTTCAACGCGCCGCTCACCTTTGCCATCATGGCCGCTTTTTATCCGTTTTTGAAAAGGCGGTGGATATATCTGGAGGCCGTTTTGATCCTGGTCGCCGTGCATTTTCTCTTTGTGTTCTCGCTTGAGGGTCAGAAGCTGACGGCTGCCCTGGAAGCTCAGGGTTATGAGAAATCGGGAGCGGCGGCGCATATATTCTGGGAGTTCCTGTGGGGATTTGTGGATAACATGGTCGTGAGATTCGAGCCCTTTTTAATAGGGGCTTATCTCTATTTCTTCAGAAATAAAAAATCCGAGGAGATAAGGCCGGTTAAGAAAAAAAAGAAGTAG
- the xrtH gene encoding exosortase H: MKDKNRDSESKSQSSPVTVLRFILTYVLLMGAFFLLIGLKPVQDIIDINGGYSNAIVYFTAKILGVLGVSSTLQGSIIHLPSISLDVEFGCNGLEAVMIYAVAVLTFPASWRDRIIGIIAGFLVIQVLNLVRIVALAYAGVYHRDLFDLIHLYVAQGVMIAVALGTFVLYLNYLSHGRERKQEAEAA; the protein is encoded by the coding sequence ATGAAAGATAAAAATAGGGATTCTGAATCAAAGTCACAATCGAGCCCGGTAACCGTTCTCCGTTTCATACTGACATACGTGCTCCTGATGGGGGCCTTCTTCCTGCTTATCGGACTTAAGCCTGTTCAGGATATAATCGACATAAACGGCGGGTATTCAAACGCCATTGTATATTTCACGGCGAAGATCCTGGGCGTGCTGGGAGTGTCCTCCACGCTCCAGGGGTCGATTATACATCTGCCTTCAATTTCACTCGATGTGGAGTTCGGATGTAACGGTCTTGAGGCCGTCATGATATACGCAGTTGCGGTACTGACGTTTCCGGCATCGTGGAGAGACAGGATTATCGGCATAATAGCGGGTTTTCTTGTTATTCAGGTGCTGAACCTGGTGAGAATCGTGGCGCTCGCCTATGCCGGCGTTTATCACCGGGATTTATTCGATTTGATACACCTTTACGTGGCCCAGGGCGTAATGATAGCGGTGGCTCTCGGGACATTCGTACTCTATTTGAACTACCTCAGTCATGGACGAGAAAGAAAACAAGAAGCGGAAGCTGCTTAA
- a CDS encoding cation transporter, which translates to MENFSHSTQGTYKRNSGSLHRKALYLSIFTVGYNILEGIVSIIAGYLAGSVALVGFGLDSFVESLSGGVMIWRFEKHGKISEEEEEKAEAKAARFVAYTFFVFGAYVLFESLKKLIYRDIPEPSLLGIVIAIVSLVVMPVLFYLKNRIGKSIGSRGLVADSKQTLACVYLSVALLTGLGLNYLFGLWWADPAAGLLIVLFLVREGYETLREEQVCAC; encoded by the coding sequence TCGCTGCACCGAAAAGCCCTCTATCTGTCGATATTTACGGTCGGCTATAACATTCTTGAGGGGATAGTATCGATTATCGCCGGATACCTGGCAGGGAGCGTTGCACTCGTGGGGTTCGGCCTAGACAGCTTCGTCGAGTCTCTCTCCGGCGGGGTAATGATCTGGAGATTCGAGAAGCACGGGAAAATTTCGGAAGAGGAGGAAGAGAAGGCCGAGGCCAAGGCGGCGAGATTCGTAGCCTACACATTTTTTGTCTTCGGGGCTTACGTGTTGTTCGAATCGCTTAAAAAACTTATTTATCGTGATATACCCGAGCCGAGTCTTCTAGGAATAGTAATAGCGATAGTTTCTCTCGTGGTTATGCCGGTATTGTTTTATTTGAAAAATCGAATTGGAAAATCTATCGGGAGCAGGGGACTCGTTGCGGATTCGAAGCAGACACTTGCGTGCGTGTATTTATCCGTAGCCCTCCTTACTGGTCTCGGGCTCAATTACCTGTTCGGATTGTGGTGGGCGGATCCCGCAGCTGGGTTACTCATTGTGCTCTTCCTGGTAAGGGAAGGTTATGAAACATTGAGAGAAGAGCAGGTTTGCGCCTGCTAG